In Blautia sp. SC05B48, a single genomic region encodes these proteins:
- a CDS encoding MATE family efflux transporter, whose translation MQTHQTDFSTGNVYRNIMEVAVPMIIAQILNLLYNIVDRIYIGRIPEIGATALTGVGLCFPIISLITAFTYLFGNGGAPLCSMERGRGHQEEAEMLMGNTFVMLIGTGVILTAIGLIFYRPILYAFGASDVTFSYAADYIRIYLLGTLFVMITLGMNPFINSQGFGNTGMLTILIGAVLNILLDPLFIFGMHMGVRGAALATIISQLCSAIWVLRFLTGKKAILNLKKSAMKISWKRVGSIVSLGMSGFFMAFTNSLVQVVCNATLQTWGGDIYVGVMTVLNSVRDIFTMPVHGLTTGASPVMSFNYGEKAYDRVKKAIKFITAVCVIYTLAGWGILKLLPEFFIRIFNSDPGLLEKGVPALHIYFFGFCFMALQFTGQSVFVALGKAKKATFFSLFRKVVIVVPLTLLLPHVNGLGTDGVFWAEPVSNLVGGCACFFTMLATVLPELNSDLKRAG comes from the coding sequence ATGCAGACACATCAGACAGACTTTTCAACAGGAAATGTCTATCGCAACATTATGGAGGTAGCTGTGCCGATGATCATTGCACAGATCCTGAACCTCCTTTACAACATTGTAGACCGGATCTATATCGGAAGGATCCCCGAGATCGGAGCCACCGCACTGACAGGAGTGGGACTATGTTTTCCCATTATCAGTCTGATCACTGCATTTACCTATCTTTTTGGAAATGGAGGAGCACCGCTTTGCTCCATGGAACGAGGAAGAGGACACCAGGAAGAAGCAGAAATGCTCATGGGAAACACCTTTGTGATGCTGATCGGCACAGGAGTGATCCTGACAGCCATTGGCCTTATCTTTTACAGACCGATCCTCTATGCCTTTGGCGCCAGTGATGTAACCTTTTCCTATGCGGCAGACTACATAAGGATCTATCTTCTGGGAACCCTGTTTGTGATGATCACTCTGGGAATGAACCCGTTTATAAACAGCCAGGGCTTTGGAAACACCGGAATGCTTACGATACTGATCGGTGCAGTACTGAACATCCTTCTGGATCCCCTATTTATCTTTGGAATGCACATGGGAGTCCGTGGAGCAGCTTTGGCGACCATTATATCCCAGCTCTGCTCCGCAATCTGGGTCTTGCGCTTTCTCACAGGAAAAAAGGCGATCCTGAACCTGAAAAAAAGTGCCATGAAGATTTCCTGGAAAAGAGTGGGCAGTATCGTAAGCCTTGGTATGTCCGGTTTTTTTATGGCATTTACAAACAGTCTTGTGCAGGTGGTATGCAATGCCACACTCCAGACCTGGGGCGGTGATATCTACGTTGGTGTCATGACAGTTTTAAATTCTGTCCGTGACATTTTCACCATGCCGGTCCATGGGCTTACCACAGGTGCTTCTCCGGTCATGAGCTTCAATTATGGAGAAAAAGCATACGACAGAGTCAAAAAAGCAATTAAATTTATTACAGCTGTCTGTGTGATCTATACCCTGGCAGGCTGGGGGATCCTGAAGCTGCTTCCGGAATTTTTCATCCGGATCTTTAACAGCGATCCCGGGCTTCTGGAAAAGGGAGTTCCCGCCCTTCATATTTACTTTTTCGGCTTCTGCTTTATGGCCTTGCAGTTTACCGGACAAAGCGTGTTCGTAGCACTTGGAAAGGCAAAAAAGGCCACCTTTTTTTCTCTGTTCCGAAAGGTAGTGATCGTAGTACCGCTGACGCTCCTGCTGCCTCATGTGAATGGCCTGGGAACAGATGGCGTGTTCTGGGCGGAACCGGTTTCCAACCTTGTAGGCGGCTGTGCATGCTTTTTTACCATGCTGGCGACAGTACTGCCGGAGTTGAACAGTGACCTCAAACGGGCCGGATAA
- a CDS encoding DUF1015 domain-containing protein: MALFQAFRAVRPASEKAEKVAALPYDVVSREEAREIGETNPESFLHIDRAEMDLDPETDIYDPMVYQKARENLDRFQKEGILIQDEKPNYYLYELIRKGKSQTGIVGVSSIDDYMNGVIKKHELTREDKEQDRIRHVDVCDANTGPIFLACRYPAELLTLMEEWKDTHVLVYDFTSDDEITHRVWIVDEEETIRTIDSLFGGISSIYIADGHHRAASAVKVGLKKRAEHSDYTGKEEFNFFLSVVFPYDQLTILPYHRIVKDIKGMEPKAFIGSMKFNFELMAMPGFPCKPVEKHCFGLYVDGEWFHLKAYPDIYAGKDSVGQLDVSVLQDKVLGPVLGISDPRTDERIRFMGGNHRLKDLAAAADETGGAAFAMYPTSMEELMTIADEGKLMPPKSTWFEPKLRSGLFIHKLSD; the protein is encoded by the coding sequence ATGGCTTTATTTCAGGCATTTCGGGCAGTAAGACCTGCTTCGGAAAAAGCAGAAAAGGTGGCGGCACTTCCTTATGACGTAGTCAGCAGAGAGGAAGCGAGAGAGATCGGGGAAACAAATCCGGAATCTTTTCTACATATAGACCGTGCAGAGATGGATCTGGATCCGGAAACAGATATTTATGATCCGATGGTTTATCAGAAGGCAAGGGAAAATCTGGATCGTTTCCAGAAAGAAGGGATCCTGATCCAGGATGAGAAACCGAACTATTATCTGTATGAACTGATTCGTAAGGGAAAATCCCAGACAGGGATCGTAGGTGTCAGCTCCATTGATGATTACATGAATGGTGTGATCAAAAAGCATGAGCTTACAAGAGAGGATAAGGAGCAGGACCGCATCCGTCACGTGGATGTCTGTGATGCCAACACAGGCCCTATTTTTCTGGCGTGCAGATATCCGGCAGAGCTTCTTACTCTTATGGAAGAATGGAAAGATACACATGTTCTGGTGTATGATTTTACTTCCGATGACGAGATCACACATCGTGTATGGATCGTAGATGAGGAAGAAACGATTCGGACCATAGACAGCCTTTTTGGCGGGATCTCATCTATCTATATTGCGGATGGCCACCACAGAGCAGCCTCCGCAGTAAAGGTGGGACTGAAGAAAAGAGCGGAGCATTCGGACTACACCGGAAAAGAAGAATTTAACTTTTTCCTGTCAGTGGTATTTCCGTATGACCAGCTGACCATTCTTCCGTACCACAGGATCGTAAAGGATATCAAAGGCATGGAACCCAAAGCCTTCATCGGAAGTATGAAGTTTAATTTTGAGCTGATGGCAATGCCGGGCTTTCCATGTAAACCGGTAGAGAAACACTGCTTTGGGCTGTATGTAGACGGAGAATGGTTCCATCTGAAGGCATATCCGGATATCTATGCGGGAAAAGACAGCGTAGGTCAGCTGGATGTGTCTGTTCTTCAGGATAAGGTCCTGGGTCCGGTTCTGGGGATCAGTGATCCGCGTACCGATGAGAGGATCCGCTTTATGGGAGGAAATCACCGGCTGAAGGATCTGGCAGCAGCTGCAGATGAGACAGGAGGAGCTGCCTTTGCCATGTATCCTACATCTATGGAGGAGCTGATGACGATCGCAGACGAGGGTAAGCTTATGCCGCCAAAGAGCACCTGGTTTGAGCCGAAGCTCCGCAGTGGTCTTTTTATCCATAAGCTTTCAGACTGA
- a CDS encoding GTP pyrophosphokinase, whose product MTNEQYYDCIRPYQNACQIMRAKLEVLNGSLYQKSSVSPIHNIQERIKSKRSIEKKLEKLGHSDSVQNAKDHLRDIAGIRVICYFIDDIYNLVNALKRQSELIFIREKDYIQNPKPNGYRSFHVIIAVPVYYLDTMEYFPVEIQLRTMTMDLWASMEHRVCYKKLPEHRDELAEAFRQYADILGKIEEQFEAYNETGMLEEIASAQIAENPSEG is encoded by the coding sequence ATGACAAACGAACAGTATTACGATTGCATCCGGCCATACCAGAATGCATGCCAGATCATGCGCGCCAAGCTTGAAGTGCTCAACGGAAGTCTGTATCAGAAATCTTCCGTATCTCCGATCCACAATATCCAGGAACGGATCAAATCCAAGAGGAGCATCGAAAAGAAGCTGGAGAAGCTGGGGCATTCGGACAGTGTGCAGAACGCCAAGGATCATCTCCGGGATATCGCCGGGATCCGTGTGATTTGCTACTTTATTGATGATATATATAATCTTGTAAATGCGCTGAAACGGCAGAGTGAGCTGATTTTTATCAGAGAGAAGGATTACATACAGAATCCAAAGCCCAACGGATACCGCAGCTTTCATGTGATCATCGCAGTTCCGGTATACTATCTGGATACCATGGAGTATTTTCCGGTGGAGATCCAGCTGAGGACGATGACCATGGATCTCTGGGCAAGCATGGAGCACCGTGTCTGCTACAAGAAGCTTCCGGAACACAGGGATGAGCTGGCGGAGGCCTTCCGTCAGTATGCAGATATCCTCGGAAAGATCGAGGAACAGTTTGAAGCCTACAATGAAACAGGAATGCTGGAGGAGATCGCATCGGCCCAGATTGCTGAGAATCCGTCGGAGGGATAA
- the yedF gene encoding sulfurtransferase-like selenium metabolism protein YedF, which translates to MKHTVDAMGKQCPIPVVMTKKILDKAEQGDEILILVDNETAVNNLSRLAGSTGCSFVSRKTEGGYEINMTVKSDSAARSQAEPEIVCTPAVPKGDYTVAITSDKMGDGDPELGAILIKGFVYALTQLETPPSVMLFYNGGARLTAQDSPCIEDLKTLQEQGTEILTCGTCVNFYGLKEPAVGTVTNMYTIAEKLTKAGKVIRP; encoded by the coding sequence ATGAAGCACACAGTAGATGCGATGGGAAAGCAGTGTCCGATCCCGGTGGTGATGACCAAGAAGATTCTTGACAAGGCAGAGCAGGGAGACGAGATCTTAATACTGGTAGACAACGAAACGGCGGTAAACAACTTAAGCAGACTTGCCGGAAGTACCGGATGCAGCTTCGTATCCAGAAAAACAGAAGGTGGTTATGAGATCAATATGACAGTAAAATCAGATTCTGCTGCAAGAAGTCAGGCAGAGCCTGAGATCGTCTGCACACCGGCTGTTCCTAAGGGAGATTATACAGTTGCCATCACTTCTGATAAGATGGGAGACGGAGATCCGGAGCTTGGTGCGATCCTGATCAAGGGATTTGTGTATGCGCTGACACAGCTGGAGACACCGCCGTCAGTTATGCTGTTTTATAATGGCGGAGCCAGACTTACTGCACAGGATTCACCATGTATCGAAGACCTTAAGACCTTACAGGAACAGGGAACAGAGATCCTGACTTGCGGAACCTGTGTGAACTTCTATGGACTGAAGGAACCGGCAGTGGGAACCGTAACAAATATGTATACCATAGCGGAAAAGCTCACAAAAGCAGGAAAAGTGATCCGCCCGTAA
- a CDS encoding radical SAM mobile pair system MarR family transcriptional regulator produces MKMNGGFLVTKIKQLGDRIFEKILSEKNIDAFNGAQGRILYVLWQEDGISIRSLSIKCGLAITSLTTMLERMENQGLIRRVQSETDKRKTLLFLTEKAHALKDEYDSVSDKMGSIYYKGFSEEEITQFEEYLDRIRKNLEEWQKS; encoded by the coding sequence ATGAAAATGAATGGCGGATTTCTTGTTACCAAAATAAAACAACTTGGAGATCGAATCTTTGAGAAGATTCTCAGCGAAAAGAATATTGATGCGTTTAACGGAGCCCAGGGGCGTATTCTTTATGTACTGTGGCAGGAAGATGGAATCTCAATCAGGTCACTCTCGATTAAATGTGGATTAGCGATAACTTCTCTTACTACGATGCTGGAAAGAATGGAAAATCAAGGGCTGATAAGACGCGTTCAGTCTGAAACGGACAAAAGGAAAACACTTCTGTTTCTGACTGAAAAAGCACATGCCTTAAAGGACGAATACGATTCTGTATCTGATAAAATGGGCAGTATTTACTACAAAGGTTTTTCGGAGGAAGAAATTACCCAGTTTGAGGAATACCTCGACCGTATCAGAAAGAATCTTGAGGAGTGGCAGAAATCATGA
- a CDS encoding radical SAM mobile pair protein A, whose protein sequence is MSICIKDQIQNMNIVIGCTVGCAYCYARNNVKRWHMIDDFADPEFFPGKLKMMEKKRPQNFLLTGMSDLSGWKSEWRDEVFAKIRENPQHQFLFLTKRPDLLDFDTDLENAWFGVTVTRKAELWRIDALRKNVRAKHYHVTFEPLFDDPGTVDLSGINWIVVGTMTGAQSRKVHTEPEWAWSLTDQAHMLDIPVFMKEDLVPIIGNENMIQEMPDEFNKVLEVQRSWQK, encoded by the coding sequence ATGAGTATTTGTATCAAAGATCAGATTCAAAACATGAATATCGTCATCGGATGTACAGTGGGGTGTGCATATTGCTATGCTCGCAATAATGTGAAACGCTGGCATATGATTGATGACTTTGCTGACCCTGAATTCTTTCCGGGTAAGCTCAAGATGATGGAAAAGAAACGTCCGCAGAACTTTCTTCTTACCGGCATGAGCGATCTTTCCGGCTGGAAGTCAGAATGGAGAGACGAGGTATTTGCAAAGATCCGTGAAAATCCACAGCATCAGTTCCTGTTCCTTACCAAGCGACCTGATTTGCTGGATTTTGATACCGATCTGGAAAACGCATGGTTTGGCGTTACGGTGACGAGGAAAGCAGAACTGTGGCGTATCGACGCCCTTCGGAAAAACGTCAGAGCAAAACATTACCATGTTACCTTTGAGCCGTTATTCGACGATCCCGGCACAGTTGACCTTTCCGGAATCAATTGGATCGTTGTGGGCACCATGACCGGAGCTCAGAGCAGGAAGGTTCATACGGAGCCGGAGTGGGCATGGTCTCTGACAGATCAGGCGCATATGCTTGACATTCCGGTATTTATGAAGGAAGATCTTGTCCCTATCATAGGGAATGAAAATATGATTCAGGAAATGCCGGATGAATTCAATAAAGTGTTGGAGGTACAGAGATCATGGCAGAAGTAA
- a CDS encoding radical SAM mobile pair protein B, giving the protein MAEVINGILINEAETKNIMTKSSLPVGGYSVNPYVGCTHACKYCYASFMKRFTGHKEEWGAFLDVKHWPEIKNPKKYAGQRVVIGSVTDGYNPQEEQFGNTRKLLEQLIGSDADILICTKSDLVVRDIDLLKKLGHVTVSWSINTLDENFKNDMDSASSIERRIAAMKQVYEAGIRTVCFVSPVFPGITDFEAIFERVKDQCDLFWLENLNLRGGFKKTIMDYIAGKYPDLVPLYDEIYNKHNRSYFEALEVKAEEMAKKYDCPFVDNEMPYGRVPQGHPVIVDYFYHEEIRGTENTGKRNR; this is encoded by the coding sequence ATGGCAGAAGTAATAAATGGAATCCTCATTAATGAGGCGGAAACAAAGAACATCATGACCAAGTCCAGTCTGCCTGTAGGCGGTTACTCGGTCAATCCATATGTAGGCTGTACACACGCCTGTAAGTATTGCTATGCTTCTTTTATGAAGCGCTTTACCGGACACAAGGAGGAATGGGGCGCTTTCCTTGATGTGAAGCATTGGCCGGAAATTAAGAATCCGAAGAAATATGCCGGACAGCGGGTGGTCATCGGTTCTGTGACAGATGGCTACAATCCACAGGAGGAGCAATTCGGGAATACCAGAAAACTTCTGGAGCAGCTGATCGGCAGTGACGCAGATATTCTGATCTGCACAAAGTCGGATCTTGTGGTACGAGATATTGATCTGCTGAAGAAGCTTGGACATGTAACCGTTTCATGGTCGATCAACACACTAGATGAAAATTTCAAGAACGATATGGACTCTGCTTCTAGCATTGAGCGCCGTATCGCTGCTATGAAGCAGGTATATGAAGCAGGTATCCGTACAGTCTGTTTCGTATCTCCGGTATTCCCCGGTATCACGGATTTTGAAGCAATCTTTGAGCGGGTAAAGGATCAGTGCGATCTGTTCTGGCTCGAAAATCTCAATCTTCGAGGCGGTTTCAAAAAGACAATTATGGATTATATCGCCGGAAAATATCCTGATCTTGTACCACTTTACGACGAGATCTATAACAAGCATAACCGCAGCTACTTTGAAGCACTTGAAGTAAAAGCTGAGGAAATGGCTAAGAAGTATGATTGCCCATTTGTGGATAATGAAATGCCTTATGGCAGAGTCCCGCAGGGACATCCGGTGATCGTAGATTATTTCTATCATGAGGAAATCCGAGGGACAGAGAATACAGGAAAAAGAAATCGTTAA
- a CDS encoding cupin domain-containing protein yields the protein MTNYTKTTIGKENRIELHEKLSLTGAEISLNELPAGANVPFVHSHKENEEIYGILSGNGKAIIDGEEISLSTGDWLKIAPAAKRQFFASDISGITYICIQVKENSLEHFTAEDAVIG from the coding sequence ATGACAAATTACACAAAAACAACTATTGGAAAGGAAAACCGAATTGAGCTGCATGAAAAATTGTCTTTAACAGGTGCAGAAATCAGTTTAAACGAACTACCTGCAGGAGCAAATGTCCCATTTGTTCATTCTCATAAAGAAAATGAGGAAATCTATGGAATTCTTTCAGGTAACGGCAAAGCCATAATTGATGGAGAAGAAATCAGCCTTTCAACTGGAGACTGGCTAAAAATCGCACCTGCTGCAAAGCGTCAGTTTTTTGCATCCGATATTTCCGGAATTACTTATATCTGCATTCAGGTAAAAGAAAATTCTCTGGAACATTTTACAGCAGAGGACGCCGTAATCGGCTAA
- a CDS encoding winged helix-turn-helix transcriptional regulator: MRAKEELPECPVATAVSLIGGKWKLLILRNLKERPWRFNELQRSIEGISQKVLTDSLRQMMSDGLAYRHDYHEQPPRVEYGLTELGTKMLPIVNSLADFGNYYKSLIEQK; this comes from the coding sequence ATGCGAGCAAAAGAAGAATTACCGGAATGCCCAGTTGCAACAGCGGTATCTCTCATCGGAGGAAAATGGAAACTGCTGATTTTGCGTAACTTGAAAGAGCGCCCATGGAGATTCAATGAGCTACAACGAAGTATAGAGGGTATTTCACAAAAGGTTTTGACAGATAGTTTAAGACAAATGATGAGTGATGGACTGGCATATCGCCACGATTACCATGAGCAGCCACCGAGAGTTGAATACGGATTAACGGAACTCGGAACAAAAATGCTTCCAATTGTTAATTCACTTGCTGACTTTGGTAACTACTATAAATCACTTATTGAACAGAAATAA
- the tnpA gene encoding IS200/IS605 family transposase, which translates to MDKNIFNINNNELSYGRGYVYSLQYHLVWCTKYRKKVLKDGIDAECKEMLYDLAEEYKFQILAMEVMPDHIHLLVDCRPQFYISDMIKTMKGNIARQMFLAHPELKKELWGGHLWNPSYCAVTVSDRSREQVCSYIEGQKEKTET; encoded by the coding sequence ATGGATAAAAATATATTTAATATCAATAATAATGAGCTTTCATATGGTAGAGGATATGTGTATTCCCTGCAGTACCATCTTGTATGGTGTACAAAATACCGGAAAAAGGTTTTAAAGGATGGTATTGATGCAGAATGCAAGGAAATGCTCTATGACCTTGCAGAAGAATATAAATTTCAGATCCTGGCAATGGAGGTTATGCCGGATCATATCCATCTGCTTGTAGATTGCAGACCACAGTTTTATATCTCTGATATGATCAAGACCATGAAGGGGAACATTGCCCGGCAGATGTTTCTTGCGCATCCGGAACTGAAGAAGGAACTTTGGGGAGGGCATCTGTGGAATCCATCTTATTGTGCAGTAACGGTAAGTGACAGGAGCAGGGAACAGGTATGTTCTTACATCGAAGGGCAAAAAGAAAAAACAGAAACCTGA
- a CDS encoding IS200/IS605 family element transposase accessory protein TnpB, with amino-acid sequence MKTVSSYGVELRKQNIPIRQTLDIYRSAVSCLIEIYARTWDELAVITEPKKRFNTAEHLVHTTKKNQARFDFDLRFPKMPSYLRRAAIQHALGSVSSYKTRLELWEKVDQKGSTPKLVCGNHAMPVFYRDVMYREDTEEKDGAYLKLYDGHDWKWFRVSLSHTDMEYLRKYWAGKRAAAPVLEKRHRKYFLRFSYTEEVPLTKTPVKEQVICSVDLGINTDAVCTIMRPDGTVLGRKFIDFPSEKDRMYRVLGRISRFQREHGSVQVKSRWAYAKRLNTELGRKIAGAVTGYAEENHADVIVFEYLETKGKISGRKKQKLHLWRKRDIQKRCEHQAHRRGMRISRICAWNTSRLACDGSGTVVRDPDNHSLCTFQNGKRYNCDLSASYNIGARYFIRELLKPLPATERSLLEAKVPSVKRRISCVYADLRELFLEMELLSAA; translated from the coding sequence ATGAAGACAGTATCCAGTTATGGCGTAGAACTGCGAAAACAGAATATCCCGATTCGCCAGACACTGGATATCTATCGCTCTGCGGTCAGCTGTCTGATCGAGATCTATGCCCGGACATGGGATGAACTGGCAGTGATCACGGAACCTAAAAAACGTTTCAATACTGCAGAACATCTGGTGCATACCACAAAAAAGAATCAGGCAAGGTTTGATTTTGACCTGCGATTTCCAAAGATGCCTTCTTATCTCAGAAGGGCAGCTATCCAGCATGCCCTGGGAAGCGTATCCTCATATAAGACAAGGCTGGAACTGTGGGAAAAAGTGGATCAGAAAGGCAGCACGCCGAAGCTGGTGTGTGGTAATCATGCTATGCCGGTATTTTACCGTGATGTGATGTACCGTGAAGATACTGAGGAAAAAGATGGAGCGTACCTGAAACTTTATGACGGCCACGACTGGAAATGGTTCCGTGTCAGTCTCAGCCATACAGATATGGAATATCTGAGGAAATACTGGGCGGGAAAAAGAGCAGCAGCACCCGTGCTGGAAAAAAGGCATCGTAAATACTTCCTGCGTTTTTCTTATACAGAAGAGGTGCCGCTTACAAAGACACCTGTAAAAGAACAGGTCATCTGCAGTGTGGATTTAGGGATCAATACGGATGCAGTCTGTACCATCATGCGGCCAGATGGAACTGTCCTGGGAAGAAAATTTATTGATTTTCCCAGTGAAAAAGACCGGATGTACCGTGTGCTGGGACGGATAAGCAGGTTCCAGCGGGAACATGGTTCTGTACAGGTGAAAAGCAGATGGGCTTACGCGAAGCGTCTTAACACAGAGCTCGGAAGGAAGATCGCAGGGGCAGTTACAGGATATGCGGAAGAAAACCACGCGGATGTGATCGTGTTTGAGTATCTGGAAACAAAAGGAAAGATATCCGGGAGAAAGAAACAGAAGCTGCATCTGTGGAGGAAAAGGGATATCCAGAAAAGATGTGAACATCAGGCGCATAGAAGAGGGATGCGGATATCCAGGATTTGTGCGTGGAATACCAGCAGGCTTGCCTGTGATGGATCGGGAACAGTTGTCCGTGATCCAGACAATCACAGTTTATGTACATTCCAGAATGGAAAAAGATATAACTGTGATCTTTCGGCGTCCTATAATATTGGAGCAAGATATTTTATACGTGAACTCTTAAAACCCCTTCCGGCAACGGAAAGGTCTTTGCTGGAGGCAAAAGTCCCTTCAGTAAAGCGTAGGATCTCATGTGTATATGCGGACTTAAGAGAACTATTTTTAGAAATGGAACTTTTAAGCGCTGCATAA
- a CDS encoding peptidase M50 yields MSRNIKGGFLTLSGVVGIVGMIIVAMQNPATAWVTPPGRMIISILENGLLIPTVLFLVLFIYGLYILLTEKND; encoded by the coding sequence ATGAGTAGAAATATAAAAGGTGGTTTTTTAACATTAAGTGGTGTTGTTGGTATTGTAGGAATGATAATAGTGGCAATGCAAAATCCAGCAACTGCATGGGTAACGCCACCTGGAAGAATGATTATAAGTATTTTAGAAAATGGATTATTGATTCCTACGGTTTTATTCCTTGTTCTTTTTATTTATGGATTGTATATTCTCCTAACGGAGAAAAACGATTGA
- a CDS encoding class I SAM-dependent methyltransferase has translation MIFFENTRKPQGFGGKLMTKMMNSGHAKLSQWGFSNISAKSDAEVLDVGCGGGANIAVWLDRCRNGYVTGMDYSEVSVAESQKLNALAIKQGKCNVVQGDVSAIPFSDATFDYVSAFETVYFWPGLVKCFSEVNRVLKSEGIFLICNESDGTNAADEKWTKMINGMKIYTSKQLVAALKEAGFTEIKTYSNAKNHWISIVATK, from the coding sequence ATGATATTTTTTGAAAATACCCGTAAGCCACAAGGCTTCGGCGGAAAATTGATGACGAAGATGATGAACAGCGGTCACGCCAAATTATCGCAATGGGGATTCTCAAATATCTCCGCGAAGTCTGATGCTGAAGTTCTGGACGTCGGCTGTGGCGGCGGAGCAAATATTGCGGTCTGGCTTGATAGATGTAGAAATGGCTACGTGACAGGAATGGATTATTCTGAGGTTAGTGTGGCAGAATCTCAAAAATTGAACGCCCTCGCCATTAAACAAGGGAAATGTAATGTAGTTCAAGGAGATGTATCTGCCATACCCTTTTCTGACGCGACTTTTGATTATGTTTCTGCCTTCGAAACAGTTTACTTTTGGCCAGGATTAGTAAAATGCTTTTCCGAGGTCAACCGTGTGCTGAAAAGCGAAGGCATATTCCTGATTTGTAACGAGAGTGACGGAACGAATGCCGCAGATGAAAAATGGACAAAGATGATCAATGGTATGAAGATTTACACATCTAAACAACTTGTTGCTGCTTTGAAAGAAGCGGGTTTTACAGAGATCAAAACGTATTCAAATGCAAAAAATCATTGGATAAGTATTGTTGCAACGAAATAG